One genomic segment of Caldimonas brevitalea includes these proteins:
- a CDS encoding lambda exonuclease family protein: MIVYTDPQGSLEWLAARRGVITGSRFKDCRDYNQPTAAEKKAGETRGKPSKTLLAYAMDVARERVGGIAPSKFVTHAMRAGTEEEPPARIAYEAETGHLVEEAGFITTDDRLFGCSVDGFVGADGVIEIKTMVSSDTLFRAVVQGDISEYIDQINGEMWLLGRKWVDLVLWAPDLEPLGKHLTIRRVVRDEAAIQALEDDLMTFARLVAQFEKELRKEAA, encoded by the coding sequence ATGATCGTCTACACCGATCCCCAAGGCTCGCTCGAATGGCTCGCCGCCCGGCGCGGAGTGATCACCGGATCACGCTTCAAGGACTGCCGCGACTACAACCAGCCGACCGCGGCCGAGAAAAAGGCCGGCGAGACCCGCGGCAAGCCTTCGAAGACGCTGCTTGCGTATGCCATGGACGTGGCGCGCGAGCGGGTAGGCGGCATTGCGCCGTCGAAGTTCGTGACCCATGCCATGCGCGCCGGCACGGAGGAAGAGCCGCCCGCACGGATCGCGTATGAGGCCGAGACCGGCCATCTGGTCGAGGAAGCTGGCTTCATCACGACCGACGACCGGCTCTTCGGTTGCTCAGTTGATGGCTTCGTCGGCGCCGACGGAGTCATCGAGATCAAGACGATGGTGTCGTCCGACACCCTCTTCCGCGCCGTCGTCCAGGGCGACATTAGCGAATACATCGACCAGATCAACGGGGAAATGTGGCTGCTCGGCCGCAAGTGGGTCGACCTCGTGCTGTGGGCGCCGGATCTGGAGCCGCTCGGCAAGCACCTGACGATTCGACGCGTCGTGCGCGACGAGGCAGCCATCCAAGCTCTCGAAGACGACCTCATGACCTTTGCCCGACTGGTCGCTCAGTTCGAGAAGGAACTGCGGAAGGAGGCAGCATGA
- the bet gene encoding phage recombination protein Bet, with product MTNALTKQEGGALALSEAELLNVLASSLYPGAAPESIKLVIGYCKAAGLDPMQKPVHIVPMWDGKAKRMRDVVMPGINLYRTQAARSGQFAGMSEPEFGPDVTQNVGGVTITFPDWCRVTVKRALADGRIAEFTAREYWIENYAVKGGQEKSTAPNAMWQKRPRGQLAKCAAAQALRIAFPEIASQATAEEMEGKSLQSDEPLDPPPSQVPAELVEAAKAAASKGVQAYQEFWQATGAANRKLLAPHHASLKEQAAKADADRTIDAQTRDGAGSDGGNDVGDEIEATEDRE from the coding sequence ATGACCAACGCCCTCACGAAACAAGAGGGCGGCGCACTCGCGCTGTCCGAGGCTGAACTGCTGAACGTGCTCGCCTCGTCGCTGTACCCGGGCGCCGCGCCCGAGTCGATCAAGCTCGTAATCGGCTACTGCAAGGCAGCGGGCCTCGACCCGATGCAAAAGCCGGTGCACATCGTTCCCATGTGGGACGGCAAGGCCAAGCGGATGCGTGACGTGGTGATGCCAGGCATCAACCTGTATCGCACCCAGGCTGCGAGATCCGGCCAGTTCGCCGGCATGTCGGAGCCCGAGTTCGGGCCTGACGTAACGCAGAACGTCGGCGGGGTGACGATCACTTTCCCGGACTGGTGCCGGGTGACTGTGAAACGCGCGCTAGCTGATGGCCGCATCGCGGAGTTCACCGCGCGCGAGTATTGGATCGAGAACTACGCGGTGAAGGGTGGGCAGGAGAAGTCGACGGCACCCAACGCCATGTGGCAGAAGCGGCCACGCGGGCAGCTTGCGAAGTGCGCGGCCGCACAGGCTCTGCGCATCGCCTTCCCCGAGATCGCATCGCAAGCGACCGCGGAAGAGATGGAGGGCAAATCGCTGCAGAGCGACGAGCCGCTCGATCCACCGCCCTCGCAGGTCCCGGCCGAACTGGTCGAGGCAGCGAAAGCCGCTGCCTCGAAGGGGGTGCAAGCCTACCAGGAGTTCTGGCAAGCCACCGGCGCTGCAAACCGCAAACTGCTCGCGCCCCACCACGCGAGCCTCAAGGAGCAGGCGGCAAAGGCCGACGCCGACCGAACGATCGACGCGCAGACCCGGGATGGTGCGGGCAGCGATGGCGGCAACGACGTCGGCGACGAGATCGAAGCCACGGAGGATCGGGAATGA